The following coding sequences are from one Nicotiana tomentosiformis chromosome 3, ASM39032v3, whole genome shotgun sequence window:
- the LOC138907693 gene encoding uncharacterized protein: MKTKKKKKKEEKLRREEHEKSKHMPALPFPQKLCREKLDMQFEKFLDVLKQVHVNLPFIEVISQVPAYAKFLREILTKKRKIEETSVVKLTEHCSAILQNKLVQKCGDPRSFTISCSLGSINFDKSLCDSGASINLMPLSIYWKLEKEIGEIRSVPISLQLADQMNLIPKGIVEDVLVRVDKFVFPEDFIVVNMEEKKEVRLILGRPFMQWVEQY, encoded by the coding sequence ATGAaaactaagaagaagaagaagaaggaagaaaaattaagaagggaggaacatgagaAGAGCAAacatatgcctgctttacctttccctcaaaagctatgTAGAGAAAAGCTAGACATGCAGTTTGAGAaatttctggatgtgctgaaacaggttcatgtgaACTTACCATTCATAGAAGTGATCTCACAAgtgccagcttatgccaaattcttgagagagatccttacaaagaagaggaaaattgaggagacctcagtggtgaagctcacagagcattgcagtgctatATTACAAAATAAACTCgtacaaaagtgtggagatccaaggagttttactatatcttgctctttaggctctattaattttgataaatctttatgtgattctggtgcctcaattaacttaatgcctctatctatttattgGAAATTAGAgaaagagattggagagataaggtcagtgccaatatctttgcagctggcagaccaaatgaATCTAATACccaaggggatagtggaagatgtcttagttcgggtagataagtttgtatttcctgaagattttatagtagtgaatatggaggagaaaaAGGAGGTCCGcctcatcttaggaagaccattcatgcaatgggtagagcaatattag